A genome region from Tolypothrix sp. PCC 7712 includes the following:
- a CDS encoding glutathione S-transferase family protein: MGLGILKDGKWVSERDQEDSQGKFIRPSTTFRNKITADGSSGFKAEPGRYHLYISWACPWACRTAILRQLKGLTDVIGLSVFAAEIAQNSWEFNDEPGAIPDTVNNANYLWQIYLQADPNYSGRVTVPVLWDIKEKTIVNNESREIIRMFDTEFNDFAKADFDFYPQDLQKVIDETIDKIYQPINNGVYRAGFATTQSAYDEAVTELFAALDYWEQVLDKQRYLCGDRITEADWCMFTTLFRFDAVYYVHFKCNLRRIVEYPNLWNYLKELYQVPGVKETCNLDHIKRHYYRSHPKVNPTRIVPKGPLIDFDTPHNRDACGGSLRDHRIPV, from the coding sequence ATGGGTTTGGGAATCCTCAAAGATGGTAAGTGGGTGTCAGAACGGGATCAGGAAGATTCTCAAGGGAAATTTATCCGGCCATCAACCACTTTTCGCAATAAAATTACAGCCGATGGTTCTAGTGGATTTAAAGCTGAACCAGGGCGATATCATTTATATATTTCTTGGGCTTGTCCTTGGGCTTGTCGCACTGCAATTCTCCGTCAGTTAAAAGGATTAACAGATGTAATTGGTTTATCGGTATTTGCTGCAGAAATTGCTCAAAATAGCTGGGAATTTAATGATGAGCCGGGAGCAATTCCCGATACAGTGAATAACGCTAACTATCTATGGCAAATTTATCTACAAGCCGATCCCAACTACAGCGGTAGAGTAACTGTCCCAGTTTTATGGGATATCAAAGAAAAGACCATCGTCAATAATGAATCTCGCGAAATCATTCGGATGTTTGATACAGAATTCAATGATTTTGCCAAAGCAGATTTTGACTTTTATCCGCAAGATTTGCAAAAGGTAATTGACGAAACCATTGATAAAATTTATCAACCCATCAATAATGGTGTTTACAGGGCGGGATTTGCCACTACTCAATCAGCTTATGATGAAGCGGTAACAGAATTATTTGCAGCACTCGATTACTGGGAACAAGTATTAGACAAACAACGCTATCTCTGCGGCGATAGAATTACCGAAGCTGACTGGTGTATGTTTACTACCCTATTTCGCTTTGATGCTGTTTATTATGTGCATTTCAAATGCAACTTACGGCGAATTGTGGAATATCCTAATCTGTGGAATTATCTCAAAGAACTCTACCAAGTACCGGGAGTTAAAGAAACTTGTAATTTAGACCACATTAAACGCCATTATTATCGGAGTCATCCCAAGGTTAACCCGACACGCATTGTACCCAAAGGGCCGTTGATTGATTTTGATACACCACACAACCGCGATGCCTGCGGCGGTTCGCTTCGCGACCATCGCATCCCTGTGTGA
- the gatC gene encoding Asp-tRNA(Asn)/Glu-tRNA(Gln) amidotransferase subunit GatC, translating to MIDRELVHKVALLARLELTSQEEEQFTTQLGSILDYIEQLSELDVSNVPPTTRAIDVSNVTREDELKPYPDREAILSCAPEQEGEFFKVPKILNAE from the coding sequence ATGATTGATCGTGAATTAGTCCATAAAGTAGCCCTGCTTGCTCGTTTAGAATTAACCTCCCAAGAGGAGGAGCAATTCACCACGCAACTAGGAAGTATTCTAGATTACATAGAGCAGTTAAGTGAACTCGATGTCAGTAATGTACCCCCTACAACCAGGGCTATTGATGTCAGCAATGTGACAAGAGAGGATGAATTAAAACCCTATCCTGACCGAGAAGCCATCCTCAGCTGTGCGCCAGAACAAGAAGGAGAATTTTTTAAAGTACCAAAAATTCTGAATGCTGAGTAG
- a CDS encoding photosystem I assembly protein Ycf3, which produces MPRTQKNDNFIDKSFTVMADIILKILPTNKKAKEAFVYYRDGMSAQAEGEYAEALEYYEEALTLEEDTNDRGYILYNMGLIYASNGDHDKALELYHQAIELNPRLPQALNNIAVIYHYQGEKAKEAGDNDGGEALFDQAADYWIRAIRMAPNNYIEAQNWLKTTGRSQIDVFF; this is translated from the coding sequence ATGCCAAGAACCCAAAAAAACGATAACTTTATTGACAAATCCTTTACAGTCATGGCAGATATCATTCTCAAGATACTGCCAACTAACAAAAAAGCTAAAGAAGCGTTTGTTTATTATCGAGATGGCATGTCGGCCCAAGCAGAAGGCGAATATGCTGAAGCCTTAGAATACTATGAAGAGGCACTCACATTAGAGGAAGATACCAACGATCGCGGCTATATCCTCTACAATATGGGCTTAATCTATGCCAGCAACGGCGACCATGACAAAGCTTTAGAATTGTACCATCAGGCAATTGAGTTAAACCCACGCCTCCCCCAAGCCTTAAACAACATCGCCGTAATTTATCATTACCAAGGCGAAAAAGCCAAAGAAGCTGGGGATAATGATGGTGGTGAAGCTTTGTTTGACCAAGCGGCAGACTATTGGATTCGCGCCATTCGCATGGCTCCCAATAACTATATTGAAGCTCAGAACTGGCTGAAAACCACTGGGCGATCGCAAATTGACGTATTCTTTTAG
- a CDS encoding SOS response-associated peptidase, whose product MCGRFTLKQTAAALAQAFELETVPDLAAQYNIAPTQMIATVLHKPESDRREFQQLRWGLIPSWSKDPSIGAKLINARAETVAEKPSFRSAFKRRRCLVLADGFFEWQKKQNKKQPFYFRLQNEKPFAFAGLWEKWQSASGEEIASCTILTTAANELLEPIHDRMPVILAPEDYNQWLDPQLESPEVLEPLLRPYPAASMTSYPVSTLVNKPQHNSPDCVLPINDNNT is encoded by the coding sequence ATGTGTGGAAGATTTACTTTAAAGCAAACAGCCGCAGCATTAGCTCAAGCTTTTGAGTTGGAAACAGTGCCCGATTTAGCAGCGCAATATAACATTGCACCTACGCAAATGATAGCAACGGTACTACATAAACCCGAAAGCGATCGGCGCGAATTTCAGCAGTTACGTTGGGGGTTAATCCCCTCATGGTCAAAAGATCCCAGCATAGGGGCCAAACTCATCAATGCTAGGGCAGAAACTGTTGCCGAAAAACCCTCTTTTCGTTCAGCGTTTAAGCGTCGGCGCTGTTTAGTGCTAGCGGATGGCTTCTTTGAATGGCAAAAAAAACAAAACAAAAAACAGCCATTTTATTTTCGTCTTCAAAATGAAAAACCCTTTGCTTTTGCTGGATTGTGGGAGAAATGGCAATCGGCTTCAGGAGAAGAAATAGCCTCTTGTACCATTTTGACCACAGCAGCGAATGAATTACTCGAACCCATCCACGACCGGATGCCCGTGATTCTGGCTCCTGAAGATTACAATCAGTGGTTAGATCCCCAACTGGAAAGCCCTGAAGTCCTAGAACCGCTATTACGTCCTTATCCAGCCGCGTCAATGACTAGCTACCCAGTTAGCACCTTAGTCAATAAACCTCAGCACAACAGTCCAGACTGTGTTCTGCCAATCAACGACAACAATACCTGA
- a CDS encoding glutathione S-transferase family protein, which yields METLRLYDFLPSGNGYKIRLLLTQIGMPFERIELNITKGETRTPEFLSKNPNGKIPLLEIEPGKYLAESNAILLYLSEGTEFLPYDRFLHAQVLQWLFFEQNSHEPFIATSRFLISILGKPEAHQETMKSMLEKGYAALKVMENHLSDRSFFVGDRYTIADIALFAYTHVADEGGFDLTQFPAIQAWIELVKSQPGYITIHQE from the coding sequence ATGGAAACATTGCGGCTGTACGATTTTTTACCTTCAGGTAATGGCTATAAGATTCGTCTTCTCTTGACGCAAATCGGTATGCCATTTGAGAGAATTGAACTCAACATCACTAAAGGCGAGACTCGAACACCCGAATTTTTGAGTAAAAATCCTAACGGTAAAATTCCCCTTTTGGAGATTGAACCTGGGAAATATTTAGCAGAATCAAATGCTATCTTGCTGTATTTAAGTGAAGGCACAGAATTTCTACCTTATGATAGGTTTCTGCACGCTCAGGTACTACAATGGCTATTTTTTGAACAAAATAGCCATGAACCTTTTATTGCCACATCCAGATTTTTAATCTCTATTTTAGGCAAGCCGGAAGCACACCAAGAAACGATGAAATCTATGCTGGAAAAGGGTTACGCTGCCTTGAAGGTGATGGAAAATCATCTAAGCGATCGCAGCTTTTTTGTGGGCGATCGCTATACTATTGCTGATATTGCTTTGTTTGCTTACACCCATGTAGCTGATGAAGGCGGTTTTGATTTAACACAATTTCCTGCTATCCAAGCTTGGATAGAACTTGTCAAATCTCAGCCTGGATATATAACCATTCACCAAGAATGA
- a CDS encoding DUF167 domain-containing protein gives MQKKVKVKPNSKQQKIEEQADGSLNVHLKSPPVDGKANEELIKLLAEKFNVPKSYIRIKSGATSRQKFVEIDTET, from the coding sequence ATGCAAAAAAAAGTTAAAGTTAAACCTAATTCCAAACAACAAAAAATTGAAGAACAAGCTGACGGTAGTTTGAATGTACATTTAAAATCTCCACCAGTAGATGGTAAAGCGAATGAAGAGTTAATTAAACTACTAGCTGAAAAATTTAATGTACCAAAATCTTATATCAGAATTAAATCTGGTGCTACTTCTCGGCAAAAGTTTGTAGAAATTGACACTGAAACTTAG
- a CDS encoding transposase yields MLSEPKHGGCSRLAEILGNVSHDSVNRFLLRERYAPYDLFSTVKTIINLTGGILSVDDTVIEKLYSNPKYAELIGYFWSGKYHKSIKGINLITLYYSDIHGSSVPINYRIYDKKEGKTKNDYFQEMLIEVIDWGVKPRLVTGDSWYSGVENLKFLRNQKLGFLFGVEKNRTVSNEPGKYCQVSGLEIPDEGLVTHLREFGFIKLFRKVFKKEDSRHYILYLPDAEALQQITRSEFVTIHDTHWGIESFHRAIKQVCGICRFMVSQCVGRVSRLEATGEPVRVRDSHAIKTHIFCSLQAFVRLELMRSENIISNWYELQRNLFTLVVRDYIVDNLTNTCAA; encoded by the coding sequence TTGTTATCGGAACCGAAGCATGGAGGATGCAGTAGGTTAGCAGAAATATTGGGGAATGTTTCACATGATAGTGTGAACCGTTTTTTGTTGAGGGAGAGATACGCTCCCTATGATTTGTTCAGTACGGTAAAGACTATTATTAACTTGACAGGAGGGATTTTAAGTGTAGACGACACAGTCATAGAAAAACTGTACAGTAATCCAAAATATGCAGAATTAATCGGTTATTTTTGGTCAGGTAAATATCATAAAAGTATCAAAGGGATAAATTTAATTACGCTGTATTACAGCGACATACATGGAAGCTCAGTACCAATAAATTACAGAATATACGATAAAAAGGAGGGGAAAACGAAGAACGATTATTTCCAAGAGATGCTAATTGAAGTAATTGATTGGGGTGTAAAACCAAGGCTAGTAACAGGAGATAGTTGGTACTCAGGAGTAGAAAACTTAAAATTTTTAAGAAACCAGAAATTGGGTTTTCTATTTGGGGTTGAGAAAAATAGAACTGTCTCTAATGAACCAGGAAAGTATTGCCAAGTAAGTGGTTTAGAGATTCCTGATGAAGGGTTGGTAACTCATCTGAGAGAATTTGGATTTATCAAATTGTTTAGGAAAGTCTTCAAAAAAGAAGACTCTAGACATTATATATTGTATCTACCAGATGCTGAAGCTCTTCAGCAAATAACTCGCAGTGAATTTGTGACAATTCATGATACTCATTGGGGAATAGAAAGTTTTCACAGAGCAATAAAACAAGTATGTGGAATTTGTCGATTTATGGTGAGCCAGTGCGTTGGGCGGGTCTCCCGACTTGAAGCAACTGGCGAACCCGTAAGGGTTAGAGATAGCCATGCAATTAAAACACACATATTTTGCTCACTTCAAGCATTTGTTCGTTTAGAGCTAATGCGGTCTGAAAACATCATTTCTAATTGGTATGAATTACAAAGAAACTTGTTTACTTTAGTTGTGCGTGATTATATTGTGGACAATCTCACCAATACTTGTGCTGCCTAG
- the arsC gene encoding arsenate reductase, glutathione/glutaredoxin type, whose amino-acid sequence MKRVMFICKHNSRRSQMAEGFANTFAEGKIVASSSGLAASEVDPVAVEVMSEIGIDISHQTSQPLSDFNSQDYDAVISLCGCGVNLPQEWVLREVFEDWHLDDPEGESIATFRRVRDEVKQRVVNLIETLCAKV is encoded by the coding sequence ATGAAACGAGTCATGTTTATTTGCAAGCATAATTCCCGTCGTTCCCAAATGGCGGAAGGTTTTGCAAACACTTTCGCAGAAGGTAAGATTGTTGCTTCAAGTTCAGGTTTAGCCGCTAGCGAGGTAGATCCCGTTGCAGTGGAAGTAATGTCAGAAATTGGAATTGATATCAGCCATCAAACTTCTCAACCTTTAAGCGACTTTAATTCCCAAGATTATGATGCGGTCATTTCCTTATGTGGTTGTGGTGTAAACTTACCGCAAGAGTGGGTATTACGCGAAGTCTTTGAAGATTGGCATCTTGACGATCCCGAAGGCGAATCAATTGCTACCTTTCGTCGCGTTCGCGATGAAGTCAAGCAAAGAGTCGTGAATTTAATTGAGACTCTTTGTGCAAAAGTATAA
- a CDS encoding ArsI/CadI family heavy metal resistance metalloenzyme: MSVLKTHVALNVTNIEKSVAFYRAMFGVEPMKYKADYAKFDIPNPALNLTLNLTDSVQSGGALSHLGVQVESTQEVEASIKRFTDAGLALFTEENTNCCYALQDKVWVTDPDGNRWEVFVVKVADTAPEENIAANANSEELAPVLKKPCCA, translated from the coding sequence ATGTCAGTTCTGAAAACTCATGTGGCTTTGAATGTTACCAATATTGAGAAGTCAGTAGCATTTTACCGAGCAATGTTTGGCGTAGAACCTATGAAATATAAGGCTGACTACGCTAAATTTGATATTCCCAACCCTGCTTTAAACCTGACATTGAACCTAACTGATAGTGTGCAATCAGGCGGTGCATTATCTCATTTAGGTGTACAGGTAGAAAGTACACAAGAAGTAGAAGCTTCTATTAAACGATTTACAGATGCTGGATTAGCGTTATTTACCGAAGAAAATACTAACTGTTGCTATGCTTTACAAGATAAAGTATGGGTGACTGATCCTGATGGTAATCGCTGGGAAGTATTTGTAGTGAAGGTAGCAGATACAGCACCAGAAGAGAATATTGCAGCTAATGCTAATTCTGAAGAATTAGCACCAGTTTTGAAAAAACCTTGTTGTGCTTAA
- a CDS encoding ArsR/SmtB family transcription factor, with the protein MNFHQQLSTCCQSVLSGFLKPDVAAQTAAIFRVLGDPSRLQLLSLIANQPKGEACVCELTEPLGLSQPTVSHHLKVMYEAGLIAKERRGTWIYYRLVPERIEALRNALALPQQNS; encoded by the coding sequence ATGAACTTTCATCAACAACTGTCTACATGCTGTCAATCAGTCTTATCAGGCTTCCTTAAGCCTGATGTAGCGGCTCAAACAGCAGCTATCTTTCGAGTATTGGGAGATCCATCCCGGTTACAATTGCTGAGTCTCATCGCCAATCAACCAAAAGGTGAAGCCTGTGTGTGTGAATTAACAGAACCTTTGGGTTTATCACAGCCTACAGTCAGTCATCATCTGAAGGTGATGTATGAAGCAGGGTTAATCGCTAAAGAAAGACGCGGTACTTGGATTTACTATCGGCTAGTCCCGGAACGGATTGAAGCTTTGCGAAATGCTTTAGCGTTACCTCAGCAAAATTCATGA